The Pseudomonas eucalypticola genome has a window encoding:
- a CDS encoding methyl-accepting chemotaxis protein, translating into MRNNQPVTQRERTFPAQQRLISTTDAKGVITYCNDAFVEISGFSREELIRAPHNTVRHPDVPQAVFAHMWATLRQGQPWMGIVKNRCKNGDFYWVNAYVTPIFENNQVVGYESVRVKPTAEMIRRAQNLYERLNQGKPAVPRRDQWLPVVQDWLPFILVSQVGFGIGSWLGTSWGFAVAAVLSVPLGLVGLSWQQRGIKRLLRLAEQTTSDPLIAQMYTDSRGAQARLEMSILSQDARLKTCLTRLQDTAEHLNDQATQSDSLAHKSSEGLERQRVETEQVATAVNQMAATTQEVASHVQRTADATQQANLLTSQGRSIAGETREAIQRLSVVVGETGHTVTQLAKDSDEIGGVVDVIKGIADQTNLLALNAAIEAARAGEMGRGFAVVADEVRQLAQRTSESTGQIHALIAKLQQTASNAVQTMDAGHRQAEEGVARVLEADQALVGISEAVANITDMTTQIAAATEEQTAVAEEISRNISTIAHLADQTSEQAQSSALLSEELTRTAHSQYSLVERFNR; encoded by the coding sequence ATGCGTAACAACCAGCCAGTCACCCAGCGCGAACGGACCTTCCCTGCCCAACAGCGCCTGATCTCCACCACCGACGCCAAAGGCGTGATCACCTATTGCAACGACGCCTTCGTCGAGATCAGCGGTTTTTCCCGTGAAGAACTGATCCGCGCGCCGCACAACACCGTGCGCCACCCGGACGTGCCGCAGGCGGTGTTCGCGCATATGTGGGCGACCCTGCGCCAAGGTCAACCGTGGATGGGTATCGTCAAGAACCGCTGCAAAAACGGCGACTTCTACTGGGTGAACGCTTACGTCACGCCTATTTTCGAGAACAACCAGGTGGTGGGCTACGAGTCGGTGCGGGTCAAGCCCACCGCCGAGATGATCCGCCGGGCCCAGAACCTGTACGAGCGCCTGAACCAGGGCAAACCCGCCGTGCCGCGCCGTGACCAGTGGCTGCCCGTGGTCCAGGATTGGCTGCCGTTCATCCTGGTCAGCCAGGTCGGTTTTGGCATTGGCAGCTGGCTAGGCACCTCCTGGGGCTTCGCCGTGGCCGCCGTGCTCTCGGTGCCGCTGGGCCTGGTGGGCCTGAGCTGGCAACAACGGGGCATCAAGCGCCTGCTGCGCCTGGCCGAACAGACCACGTCCGACCCTTTGATCGCGCAGATGTACACCGACAGCCGCGGCGCCCAGGCGCGCCTGGAGATGTCCATCCTGAGCCAGGACGCGCGCCTGAAAACCTGCCTGACCCGGCTGCAGGACACCGCCGAGCACCTCAACGACCAGGCCACCCAGTCCGACAGCCTGGCCCACAAGAGCTCCGAAGGCCTGGAGCGCCAGCGTGTGGAAACCGAACAGGTGGCCACTGCGGTCAACCAGATGGCCGCCACTACCCAGGAAGTGGCCAGCCACGTCCAACGGACCGCCGACGCCACCCAGCAGGCCAACCTGCTCACCAGCCAGGGCCGCAGCATTGCCGGGGAAACCCGCGAAGCCATCCAGCGCCTGTCGGTGGTGGTGGGCGAAACCGGCCACACCGTGACCCAGCTGGCCAAGGACAGCGATGAAATCGGCGGTGTGGTCGATGTGATCAAAGGCATTGCCGACCAGACCAACCTGCTGGCCCTCAACGCCGCCATCGAGGCCGCCCGCGCTGGCGAGATGGGCCGTGGCTTCGCGGTCGTGGCCGACGAAGTCCGGCAACTGGCGCAACGCACCAGCGAATCCACCGGGCAGATCCACGCCCTGATCGCCAAGCTGCAACAGACTGCCAGCAACGCTGTGCAGACCATGGACGCCGGTCACCGCCAGGCGGAAGAAGGCGTGGCGCGGGTACTGGAAGCGGACCAGGCGCTGGTGGGCATCAGCGAAGCGGTGGCCAACATCACCGACATGACCACCCAGATCGCCGCCGCTACCGAAGAACAGACCGCCGTGGCCGAAGAAATCAGCCGTAACATCAGCACCATCGCCCACCTGGCCGACCAGACCAGCGAGCAGGCGCAGAGCTCGGCGTTGCTGAGCGAGGAACTGACGCGCACTGCCCACAGCCAGTATTCGCTGGTGGAGCGCTTCAACCGCTGA